The sequence AAGTGAAAGTCACGGATATTATCCGCAGCTTCTTCAATGATCGAGACCATCTCAGAATCCAGAGAAGCAAAGGCTTCCTCGATTTCACTCTGTGTAACCTTGTAGTTCTCTAATTGAACCCCATCAAATTTCTCCGTATACTCACGGACTGCCTGATCTCCATTCTCTTGCACAGAAGAAATAATCCCCTGAACTGCTCTTCGCTGTTCCTCCGTACCACTATCGATCGAGCGCTTAATCGACGCCCCGTTAATATCCTTAATAATCTTCATACCATTTCACCAGCCTTCGACGGGGACGGACCTGCTCACCACAGCAGATGCCGTATTCCCTATGTAATCTATATTTGGAGGGACGGACCTTGACGTGAATGAACAAGCTTCCGAACCTCGGAGTCTCTTTATACGTGTTGTAATCCCTTTATTAACGGGCTCCAGGCAAGGTCCGTCCCTCTTACCCACTCTTACCCATTAACCGATGATGCGTGTCAGCCGGGTGACGAGGTCTTCGATTTTTTCGTCTTTCATACGGTAGCTGACGGGATTGACGATGAGTCGCGAGGTGATGTCGACGATGGTTTCGTATTCCACCAGTCCATTTTCCTTCAGGGTTCTTCCCGTCGAGACGATATCGACGATGCGATCAGCGAGGCCGATCAAAGGAGCGAGCTCAATGGAACCGTTGAGTTTAATGATTTCCACTTGCTCTCCCTGCTCCCGGAAATAGGAAGATGCGACATTCGGATATTTTGTGGCGATTTTCGGTGCCACATCACTCATCTTTGTATTCGGGAGTCCTGCTACCGCCAGATAACAGCCGCTGATCCGTAAGTCCAACAGCTCGTATACGTCCCGTTCTTCTTCGAGCATAACGTCCTTCCCGGCAATCCCTAAATCAGCGACTCCATGCTCTACATATGTCGGAACATCCATCGGCTTCGCCAGGATGAACCGTAAATCTTCCTGGGGAACTTCGATAATCAGCTTTCTCGAATCATCGAATTCAGGCGGCAGATTGTAATCTGCCTTCCTTAATAGTTCTACTGCTTCTTCAAATATCCTGCCTTTAGGCATGGCAATGGTTAATGAACTCATGATGTTTCACCGCCTTTCGGGTCCTGCCCCACAACGAAGTGTACATTGCTGAAGCCCTTCGTAAACTCATCCACGTCTCCTACGCCCTTCCAGTTCTGAAGAACAACCTCGATTCCTTCACTTCTCAGCTCATGAGCCAAACGGATCGCTTCTTTCCTGCGTTCATCACTGAATAGCACACATTGCTGAAGGGTTGAGGATAACTGAACCTGCATAGCTTCCAGCACATAATCAAGACGCAGCCCAAATCCTGTCGCACCTGAATTTTTCCCGAACTTTTCAAGCAGTTTATTGTAGCGGCCCCCATTTCCGATCGCAAACCCTACATTTTCTCCGTACACTTCAAATAATATCCCGGAATAATAACTCATGTGGCTCACCAGACTCAAGTCGAACTTCACATATTGCTCCACTTCATAATCTTTTAAAATACTCCATAGGTCTTTTAGCTGTTTGAGAGCGTTAAGCCCTTTTTCCCCCTCTAAAAGGGAATGCGCTTCTCCTATCACATTTTCAGATCCACGCAATTGAAGAAAACGGAATAGTCGCTGCTTATCGATGGACGAAAGCGCGAGCTCATTGACATGCTGGCGATATCCAACATAATTTTTCTCATATAAGTATCTTCTTAACGTATTCGCACGCTCTTCTGTCCCAACGATCTGAGTGAACAGCTCTTGAACAAATCCAATATGCCCGATTGAAATTTTGAAGTTTTCCAATCCAGCTTCTTTTAGGACCGATACCATTAACGCAATCACTTCAGCGTCGGCGCTGACTGAGTCGTCGCCGATGCATTCGATTCCGACCTGCTCAAACTCGGCCGGACGTCCGCCTTCCCGCTGTTGTGCTCTAAATACTGAATTTGAGTAGGCCAGTCGCAGCGGTGCCTCATCTTTCAACAATTTTGATGCGGCAATCCGGGCGATCGGCGCTGTCATATCAGGTCTTAACACGAGGGTATGCCCCTGCTGATCCAGGAGTTTGAATAGCTGTTGATCCAAGATGGCAGATGCCTCACCAACCGTTTCATAATATTCAAGGCTTGGAGTTTCAATAAATTTGTAACCCCAGAGCTTCATCGCTTGTTCCATTTTATTCTTCGTCTGATCTTTGATTTCGTATAAATCAGGAAATGTATCTCTCATTCCCAATGGCTTCTCGAACATAAATAACTTAGTCATAAGAACCACCTTTGGCGTATTAATTCATCTATTTTCCCCCGATTTGGGGATTGCTACTAATTGTAGATTATTCAGAAATCCTTTAGTTCGCTAATGTGCTAATAAAATAAAGTTATTTGTAGTGTAGCGCTTCTTTTTTTATTCGTCAACCGTTTGATTTGTGGATTTTTCAAAAAAAAAAGGCAAAAATAGAACTCAGTCTATCTTTGCCTTTTCCCTTATTCTTCTCTTTTCAATCCGTAGATGGCATCTTCTCGCCAGCGTTCGGCAAGTTCGTCTTTGGTATAGATGATCCTCATGGGATTTCCACCGACGAATGCGCCTGCCGGGACATCTTTATGTACTAGAGTTCCTGCCGATACGATGGCTCCGTCGCCAATCTGAACACCCGGTAATATCGTGGTGTTGGCCCCGATCATCACTTCCGATCCGATTTCCACATCACCTAATCGGTATTCCTTGATCAGGTATTCGTGGGCGAGGATCGTCGTATTGTACCCGATGACCGTATTACGCCCGACCGATATTTTCTCCGGAAACATCACGTCAAGCATCACCATGAGGGCAAATGACGTATGTTCACCGATCTTCATCCTCAAAAACGTCTTATACAACCAGTTTTTCATCCCCAAAAAGGGTGTGTACCTTGCCAGTTGAATCACGATGAAATTTTTGACGACCTTCCCGAAAGGAACGGTTTTGTAAACATGCCAGAGAGAATTTGCTCCTTCTACAGGGTAGCGGGTCGTTCGTCTCATGCAGTAGGAACTCCAACAATCGGTAATAAGTCTTTCATATTATCCAGCATGAAGTCCGGTTCGTAGAGAGCCAGATGCTCTCTTCCCTTTGCACTCCACGCGACACCTGCCGAAAGCACTCCTGCATTTTTCCCGGCTAAAATGTCGTGGTGATTGTCCCCGATCATGATTGCTTCTTCAGGCGAGGACCCCAATGTCACGAGAGCTTTCTCAATCGGTTCAGGATGAGGCTTCGCGTTCTCTACTTCGTCCAGGGTGATGATGACTTCAAAGAAGGGACGAAGATTCATAAGGTCCAGCCCTTTTAAAACAACATCACGGACTTTCGTTGAGACAATCGCTAATTTATATCCATTTTCATAGAGGGCTTGAACGGTTTCATACACCCCTTCAAACTCAGTCACTAGTGCGTCATGATGCTCATGATTATAAGCACGGTAGTGGGCACACATCTCTTCCACACGATCGGGATCCAACCCTCCAAATGATTCTTCCAATGGTGGCCCCATAAAAGGATGAACGTCCTTTTCCCCGTACTGTCCTGGATAATAATGATTCAATGTGTGCAAAAAGGAAGAAATAATTAAATCATTGGTATTGATCAATGTTCCGTCTAGGTCAAATAATATTGTTGTAATCCTGCTCATAATGTCTCTCCTTTTCTTTCTTTGCATCTACCCTGTTCCAAATGTAGGAAACCGCCATCGTTAACAAAATCGCAGTGACCAGCCTGATGATCAGAAGGGGCAGGACAGGGATCCCGAGTGGGATAAAGATTAACGTATCCTCCACCACTGCGTGACATGAGACTAAAAAGATGAAGGCAATCGTGACATCCTTCTTACTCACGCCATCTTCTTTTACTGCCTGAATCATGACTCCTGCTCCATATGCCAGCCCGATGACGAGTCCCGCTACCATCGTGGATGAAGTATTTGCATTCATGCCAAGTGCCCGGGTGGCAGGGGACATCCAGCGTGAAAAAACATCCATCCATTTCAAATCTTTCATCACTTGAATAATCATCATAAGAGGAATGACGATAAGAGCTAATTGCAGGACACCAAACCCTGCTTTCTCAATTCCCAGGAGAATGATTTCTCCCCATCCATCCGGCTCGGCTTGCTGAGGAGGCATCATTCCGTACTTGGCGATATCAGTTCCACCTTTCCAAACAAGGTTGATCACAACAGCAGACAGCAGAGCCAATCCGATCCTTACCGCCACAATCAGCCAGATCTTCACGCCCACTTTTGCAGCTACCGTTGATTCAATGAACAAATTATGAGAGAAGGAGAGCATCACCGCAATGATGAATACTTCTTTTACCGTTAAATCAAGGGATAGGATTCCCCCGATACCTGCATACAAGTTAAGGAAATTCCCTAATACAAGAGGAATGGCCGCATCACCTGAAAGACCGAGGAGCTTCATAAAAGGAGAGATTTTCTCCATGACCCACGGAAGGACAGGCGTGTATTGAAGCAAAAACACAATCAGCGTGATTGGAAAGATGACCTTCCCTAATGACCAAGTGGTTTTCAATCCTACGAGGCCGCCATTTTTCAATGATGACATCCACATTCTCCCTACTCCCCTTTTGTTAAGCGTTTACGCTATCCGTTTTCTCATCGTATGCCTTTTTCGCAAGGCCTGCTTTTCTTCTGTAAAAGAACAATACAAGAGATCCAATAATAAGAACAATGGATATCACTTGAGCAAAGCGTAAAGGTCCCAGCATCAGACTATCCGTTCTCAATCCCTCGACAAAGAATCGCCCGATGGAGTACCAAACCACATACGTAAGGAAAAGTTCCCCACGACGGAGGCTGCTTGCTTTCCTTCTCATGACAAGAAGTAGGATCAGGCCTGCGAAACTCCAAAGAGACTCATATAAGAATGTAGGATGATAATATGCTCCATTAATGTACATTTGATTGATAATGAAATCAGGCAGCATCAGGTTTTCAAGAAACGCACGGGACACTTCTCCACCATGAGCCTCCTGGTTAACAAAATTGCCCCAGCGTCCGATTGCCTGACCTAAAATAATACTCGGTGCCGCAATATCAACAAGCTTCCAGAATGGCAGCCCCTTTATTTTGGCAAAAACAATGGTGGTAAGAACCGATCCGATCAATGCGCCATGAATGGCGATTCCACCATTCCACACTTTAATGATATCCCCGGGGTGATCGGCATAATAATCATTCCATTCAAAGATGACATAATAAGCACGTGCACAAATGATAGCGATAGGAATTGCCCAAACGAGCAAATCGATGAATGTATCGGGATGAAGACCCAATCTTTTGCTCTCACGAATGACTAAATAGAGTCCTAATGCGATCCCAAGCCCGATAATGACACCGTACCAGTGTACTTGGATCGGCCCAAGAGAAATGGCAATGGGATCGATTGGCGTAATGTTCTCGTTCATTTTGTCTCTCCTTTATTAATTAGATAGCATGTGATTGATAACATCTTTACGTTTTATGTAAGGATCAGATATCTTCATTCTCTCCATCTTCAATCACATCAGACAGACGGCTTGTAAATTGCTCTGCTGCATTTACACCCATACGTTTCAGACGGAAGTTCATGGCAGCGACTTCAATGATAACCGCAAGATTTCGTCCAGGACGAACAGGTACGGTTAGTTTGGTAATATCTGTATCGATGATTCTCATTTTTTCTTCATCCAGACCAAGTCGGTCGTACTGCTTCGCTTTATCCCATAGCTCGAGATTAATACAAAGTGTGATGCGCTTATAATTGCGCACAGCTCCTGCTCCGAATAACGTCATCACATTGATGATGCCCAAGCCGCGGATTTCCAACAGATGTTCAATTAACTCAGGAGAGCTGCCGATTAACGTATCCATGTCTTCTTGACGGATTTCTACGCAATCATCTGCTACAAGCCGGTGTCCTCTCTTCACAAGTTCCAGAGCTGTTTCACTTTTACCAACACCGCTTTTTCCGGTGATCAATACTCCGACTCCATAGATATCCACCAATACACCGTGGATGGCCGTTGTAGGAGCAAGCTTACTTTCCAAATAATTTGTGAGCCTCGAAGAGAATCGTGTTGTTTTCATTGAAGAACGCATGACAGGAACATCATATCGATTCGATGCCTCCACTAGCTCAGGCGGGATTTCCAGGTCTCTGGAGATGATGATACCAGGCGTGATATCTGTACAAAGAGCTTCCATTCGGCGCTTACGTTCTGTATCATCCAGCAAATCCAGGAAAGATAACTCGGTTTTTCCCAATAATTGGATACGCTCTGCGGGATAGTAGTTGAAATAACCGGCCATCTCTAATCCCGGACGGGAAATATCACTTGTTGTGATCGGTCTATGTAAACCTTCTTCTCCACCGACAAGCTCTAATTTAAACTTATCGACGATATCTTTAGTGCGAACTTTTGCCACTAATAGCTCCTCCTTCACGTTACACTCGCCTCATATTTATAAACGTTTCGTACTCTAACCTATTTTAGCAATTATAGAGAAAAGCGCAAGGCAGCTTACTTGTGACAAGGGGAAGGATGCGTATTTCCTCTTCTCGGTTCAGCTATATGCCTGCTCCTTCCTGAAATTTGAAGGTCCGTCCCTTTTCAGCGGTACCCTTGAAACGACTTTTTACATATATGAGAGGTGAGAAGTTCGTTTAAGGGAGGATGATGAGGTTGAAGATTATGTTGGATGCCGGGCATGGTTATGAGACTCCGGGGAAGAGGACACCGGATGGAATGAGAGAGTATGAATTTAACAGGGATGTCGCAGCATTTTGCAGAAATGAGTTGGCAAAATATGATGTGGAAGTTTACTATTCTCACTCAGATTCAAAGGATATCCCCTTACAATTGAGAACGGATCGAGCAAACAACCTAAAGGTGGATGTATTTGTATCGATTCACGCAAATGCGTTTGGTTCAGGAGGCTGGAACGATGCATCGGGCATTGAAACGTATGCCTACATTACACAGCCTTCCAAAAGTACTGCCTTGGCAAGAGAGATTCAATCTCACTTGGTCGCCTCTACCCAAAGACGGGATCGCGGTGTAAAGTTTGCCAACTTTCATGTACTAAGGGAAACGGACATGCCCTCTGTTTTAATTGAATGCGGGTTTATGACAAACCGTGAAGAAGCAGCCCTGTTAAGAACCAGAACCTACCGTCAAATATGTGGAAAAGCCATCGCCAAAGCCCTTGTTGCCTTCTACCAATTGAAGTCTAAAGAGCACACCTCCCTTTACAAAGTTCAGTTAGGAGCATTTTCAAACGAAGAAAATGCCCTTCAACTGGCAAACCATCTAAAAAAAGCAGGATTCGCTCCTTATATTTATATAGAATCAAAGTAACAGAACGGTGACCTGTGCTACGCACCATTAAATGCTTCGATGACATACGTAAAGTGTTTGTGAGCTTGCTTTTGTTCATTACGAAAAAAGACCCTGTCTCATGGCCCGAGACAGGGTCTTTTCTTTATTACTTCTCTTTCATAGGTTCAAGGACCGTTTTTTGAATCACCAGATTGGCAAGAGACAAAATGATCGATGCCAGAAAAGCCATGCCAAAGCCGGATATCTCAAAGCCGCTTCCCATCAAACCATCTGTCAGGAGTAACGTGATGGCATTAATGACGAAGAGAAACAGTCCCAGTGACAAAATCGTAACCGGCAAAGTCAGGATGATCAAAATGGGCTTCACAAGAACATTCAGGATCGACAGGATAAAGCTCGCTCCTATAGCAGCGCCTATGCCGGACACTTCGAACCCCTCGAAAAAACCTGCTAATGCAATAAAGATTACTGCATTGATTAAAATTCCTATAATCCATCTCATTATCTGATGGCTTCCTCCTCATGTGGCAGCACGAAGGCTAATAAAGCGTATACGACGACCAGAGGAAAGAATCCCGTCGGAATGAGAAGGATGATGAAAATCACCCTTAGAATCGTAGCATCGATTCCCACATAACGGGACAATCCCCCAATCACCCCAGAAAGCTTTCTGTTTGACCTTGATCGTGCTAATTGTTTTTTCATCTTTATTCCTTCTTTCTCATCTTATGCGTTGTCCTTATTAACATTCTTCTGTTCATGCTTTTTTATGAGGACAGATCCTGCTTTTGTTTCTGCAAAAAGATGAAGCTTATCTAACGAGTTGGTTTTGCGACTGAAACGAATCGACTTTTGGACCACTTCGTTTTTTTCTTCTAGTACATCAATACCCTGCAACTCAAGCTTAAAACTACCGAAGTTTGATTTTGCCTCCCCGGAAATGTTGATGTTCTCAGGTACGAGTAAATCGATGTTACCCGTTACCGTCTTTGCGTGGAGTGTATCCGCTTTTTCCCCCGTTAAGGCACAAACGATGTTTCCATTGAGGGACTGCACATCTGAATAAGAGATGTCTCCTTCAACATGCACCTTGCCGTTAATGGATTCCGCTTCAATATGGTCTGCTTTCGCATTCATGATGGAAATCGCACCATTGGAGGTTTCGACCTCGGCTTTCTTCGTCGTCAGATGGTCGATATGAATCTTCCCATTCGCCGCCTTGGCACGAAGATCCTGGACCTCTAAATTCTCGGCTTTTAAACCTCCATTGAATAAACGGACAGAAACCCTCTTATATTGATGCTTTGGAATGTATAGCTTAGAATCCACTTTCATCCACTTTAATTGCGTCGAGTAATACAGCGTATCCCCGTCGACGGCAAAGGATGTATTCTCCATGAACTGCTTTCTCGCCTCTTCGTGATTTTCCGTACGAAAAACCTTGGCCTCGCATTCCACACGGACTTCCTCACCGTCCCACGGAATAAGCTCAACCTTCCCATTGGCCACATCTATATCAATTTTCTCAAAATGAGTATTGGGCTGCTGGTAAACATGAGATAATTCAACCGATTGATTCCATTGAAAGTCGAAGTCGAAATTTTTGATTTTGTTTAACGCCGAATTCATGAAATCAAGGAGCTTATCTTTCGGATTCCCCGAATGGGACGAGTGATCTTTTTCACCCTTTTTCTCATCTTGAAAGATGGATACAAACTCATCAAGGAAATCCTTCTCTTTTGCCTTAGATGTATTCGGCTTTTGATCAAGTGCTTCCAATAACGCCACTGCTTCCTGTGCCGAAATCGTCCCATTTTCCAACATATCCAAAATGCGTTTCCGTTCTTCATTCATATTCTTTCATCCCCTTTATTGATTATAAAAGTACTTTGATGCCCTTATACACGTTCCAAATGACTACGACAACACTAAGTAATATGGCTAAACCGATCATGATGACGGTGAATATCGGCAATCCCGCACCACTGGCGAAAACCCCCATATCCAAAAACAAGCCTGCAATGACAAGGGGAACCGCAACGACCGGTAATAAGTGAGATAAAAAGGCTGCTTTTGCGTCCTTTTTCACATAAGGATTATCTGATACAAAATAAACGATCAGCGGAAAAAGGAAGCCTGCAAAAAATATACTGAAATAGCACAGGGCGGATAATACCTTATTGGTCTCCATCTTCATCATCTCCTCTACTACTATTTACGATACGTGAAGCAAAAGGTTTCAATGCATTTGTTTGTAATCTTATTTTCACATAGTGGGAATGTTCTTCACTCCAACTTGAGGCTGATTTTAGGTAGGTATGGAGGTGTGGTTTGGGTTGGTGGATGGAGATGGTAATGGTGTAGTGTTTTAGTTAAAAAGAGGCTGGGACAAAACTAAAAAACCACGATATAAAAATGAACAATAGTGGTGGAGGTTCTTTATACCGCTAATGATTTCCGTGCAAGACTACGCTTTCCGCGGGTAGCCCGTGAGCCTCCTCGGCAAGCCTGCGGGAAGAAAAGCGGAGGGGCTTTGTTCAGAGGCGGGTGGCATAAGGCGAAGCGGCCACGAAGGCGTTCTTTGCCTTCTTGGACGATTTGACTTATGACATGTGCCTCTAAGCCCCGGAGCTGGACGGGTCTCACATAAGCTACTTTTCCCGCAGGAGTCTTCGTCTTGCACTCCAATCAACCGCTGGAAACAGCTAAAATCAAATGTACCGAAATTAAATAATAAACCCGAACAAATCTGCCTACTAGGAAGCAGATTTGTTCGAGTTTTACTTAGACTAAAACACTTTTGTCCCAGCCTCTTTAGTCACTAATTCGTCACTTCTTCTTTTTCCCTGATCTTCTTCTTCATCCGTTCACGATCGCGCTCAAGCACAGGTTTCAGGTATTTTCCTGTGTAGGAACCTTGTACTTCAGCCACTTTTTCAGGGGTTCCGCTTGCGACGATGGTTCCACCTTTGTCCCCACCCTCAGGACCAAGATCTACAAGGTAATCGGCTGCTTTAATGACATCGAGATTGTGTTCGATGACGAGGACCGTATCCCCGTTTTCTACAAGACGCTGAAGTACCACTAAGAGTCGTGCAATGTCATCCACATGAAGTCCTGTTGTCGGCTCATCTAAAATGTAGAGAGAGCGGCCAGTAGAACGACGATGCAATTCTGAAGCAAGCTTCACGCGCTGGGCCTCTCCCCCTGATAGCGTAGTGGCGGGTTGACCTAATGTGATATAGCCAAGTCCGACATCAAAGATGGTTTGCAGCTTACGTTTGATCTTCGGGATGTTTTCGAAGAATTTCACTGCGTCTTCGACTGTCATCTCAAGTACATCGGAAATATTTTTATCTTTGTATTTCACTTCAAGTGTTTCCCGGTTATATCGTTTCCCGTGACAAACTTCGCATGGAACGTACACATCGGGAAGGAAGTGCATTTCAATCTTGATGATTCCGTCCCCGCGGCATGCCTCACAACGGCCGCCTTTTACGTTAAAGCTGAAGCGGCCTTTTTTATAGCCACGAACCTTTGCTTCGTTGGTTGTGGCAAACACATCACGGATATCATCGAATACCCCGGTATAAGTGGCAGGATTCGATCTTGGGGTACGGCCGATGGGTGATTGATCGATATCAATGACCTTATCAAGGTTCTCAATCCCTTTCACTTCTTTATGCTCACCAGGCTTCGATTTCGCATTGTGAAGCTTTTGAGCCAGTGACTTATGCAGGATTTCATTGATCAACGTACTTTTACCTGATCCCGACACTCCTGTCACCGCTGTGAAAATCCCCAATGGCAGCTTCACTTTTACATTGTTCAGGTTATTTTCTTTCGCTCCTACAATTTCTAAATACCTGCCATCAGGCTTACGTCTTTCCTGTGGAAGGGGTATGAATTTCTTCCCTGACAGGTATTGACCTGTCAATGAGTTCGGATCGTCCATTACTTCCTGAGGAGTCCCGGCAGACACCACTTCTCCCCCATGAACACCTGCACCTGGTCCTATATCGATAAGATAGTCCGCAGCCATCATCGTATCTTCATCATGTTCCACTACGATTAATGTGTTTCCTATTTCACGCATGTTCTTTAAAGTGTCAATCAGTCGATCATTGTCCCTTTGGTGCAGCCCAATCGATGGCTCATCCAGGATGTACAGGACACCTGTCAGACGTGAACCGATTTGAGTGGCTAAACGAATACGCTGAGCTTCTCCTCCTGATAAGGTTCCTGCTGCACGGCTTAGTGTGAGATATTCAAGACCTACATTCACTAGAAAACCGAGGCGTTCACGGATTTCCCTCAAAATAAGGTTGGCAATTTTCATATCCTTTTCGGATAGCTCGAGTTTATGGAAAAACTGCTCTGCTTCTTCAATAGAAAATGCGGTTACTTCCCCAATATGAAGAGAATCTACTTTGACTGCCAGGCTCTCTTCTTTCAAACGGTGACCGTTACAGGTTGGACAATCTTGCTGTGCCATGTATTTCTCCATCTGTTCACGGATATAATCAGAGCTTGTTTCACGGTAACGTCGCTCAACATTCGGGATGACACCTTCGAAACGAAG is a genomic window of Rossellomorea sp. y25 containing:
- a CDS encoding DUF4097 domain-containing protein; the encoded protein is MNEERKRILDMLENGTISAQEAVALLEALDQKPNTSKAKEKDFLDEFVSIFQDEKKGEKDHSSHSGNPKDKLLDFMNSALNKIKNFDFDFQWNQSVELSHVYQQPNTHFEKIDIDVANGKVELIPWDGEEVRVECEAKVFRTENHEEARKQFMENTSFAVDGDTLYYSTQLKWMKVDSKLYIPKHQYKRVSVRLFNGGLKAENLEVQDLRAKAANGKIHIDHLTTKKAEVETSNGAISIMNAKADHIEAESINGKVHVEGDISYSDVQSLNGNIVCALTGEKADTLHAKTVTGNIDLLVPENINISGEAKSNFGSFKLELQGIDVLEEKNEVVQKSIRFSRKTNSLDKLHLFAETKAGSVLIKKHEQKNVNKDNA
- the ppaX gene encoding pyrophosphatase PpaX, encoding MSRITTILFDLDGTLINTNDLIISSFLHTLNHYYPGQYGEKDVHPFMGPPLEESFGGLDPDRVEEMCAHYRAYNHEHHDALVTEFEGVYETVQALYENGYKLAIVSTKVRDVVLKGLDLMNLRPFFEVIITLDEVENAKPHPEPIEKALVTLGSSPEEAIMIGDNHHDILAGKNAGVLSAGVAWSAKGREHLALYEPDFMLDNMKDLLPIVGVPTA
- the hisG gene encoding ATP phosphoribosyltransferase; the encoded protein is MSSLTIAMPKGRIFEEAVELLRKADYNLPPEFDDSRKLIIEVPQEDLRFILAKPMDVPTYVEHGVADLGIAGKDVMLEEERDVYELLDLRISGCYLAVAGLPNTKMSDVAPKIATKYPNVASSYFREQGEQVEIIKLNGSIELAPLIGLADRIVDIVSTGRTLKENGLVEYETIVDITSRLIVNPVSYRMKDEKIEDLVTRLTRIIG
- the hprK gene encoding HPr(Ser) kinase/phosphatase: MAKVRTKDIVDKFKLELVGGEEGLHRPITTSDISRPGLEMAGYFNYYPAERIQLLGKTELSFLDLLDDTERKRRMEALCTDITPGIIISRDLEIPPELVEASNRYDVPVMRSSMKTTRFSSRLTNYLESKLAPTTAIHGVLVDIYGVGVLITGKSGVGKSETALELVKRGHRLVADDCVEIRQEDMDTLIGSSPELIEHLLEIRGLGIINVMTLFGAGAVRNYKRITLCINLELWDKAKQYDRLGLDEEKMRIIDTDITKLTVPVRPGRNLAVIIEVAAMNFRLKRMGVNAAEQFTSRLSDVIEDGENEDI
- a CDS encoding acyltransferase is translated as MRRTTRYPVEGANSLWHVYKTVPFGKVVKNFIVIQLARYTPFLGMKNWLYKTFLRMKIGEHTSFALMVMLDVMFPEKISVGRNTVIGYNTTILAHEYLIKEYRLGDVEIGSEVMIGANTTILPGVQIGDGAIVSAGTLVHKDVPAGAFVGGNPMRIIYTKDELAERWREDAIYGLKREE
- a CDS encoding ATP phosphoribosyltransferase regulatory subunit, which translates into the protein MTKLFMFEKPLGMRDTFPDLYEIKDQTKNKMEQAMKLWGYKFIETPSLEYYETVGEASAILDQQLFKLLDQQGHTLVLRPDMTAPIARIAASKLLKDEAPLRLAYSNSVFRAQQREGGRPAEFEQVGIECIGDDSVSADAEVIALMVSVLKEAGLENFKISIGHIGFVQELFTQIVGTEERANTLRRYLYEKNYVGYRQHVNELALSSIDKQRLFRFLQLRGSENVIGEAHSLLEGEKGLNALKQLKDLWSILKDYEVEQYVKFDLSLVSHMSYYSGILFEVYGENVGFAIGNGGRYNKLLEKFGKNSGATGFGLRLDYVLEAMQVQLSSTLQQCVLFSDERRKEAIRLAHELRSEGIEVVLQNWKGVGDVDEFTKGFSNVHFVVGQDPKGGETS
- a CDS encoding DUF4870 domain-containing protein; translation: METNKVLSALCYFSIFFAGFLFPLIVYFVSDNPYVKKDAKAAFLSHLLPVVAVPLVIAGLFLDMGVFASGAGLPIFTVIMIGLAILLSVVVVIWNVYKGIKVLL
- a CDS encoding N-acetylmuramoyl-L-alanine amidase, with product MLDAGHGYETPGKRTPDGMREYEFNRDVAAFCRNELAKYDVEVYYSHSDSKDIPLQLRTDRANNLKVDVFVSIHANAFGSGGWNDASGIETYAYITQPSKSTALAREIQSHLVASTQRRDRGVKFANFHVLRETDMPSVLIECGFMTNREEAALLRTRTYRQICGKAIAKALVAFYQLKSKEHTSLYKVQLGAFSNEENALQLANHLKKAGFAPYIYIESK
- a CDS encoding nucleoside recognition domain-containing protein, which gives rise to MWMSSLKNGGLVGLKTTWSLGKVIFPITLIVFLLQYTPVLPWVMEKISPFMKLLGLSGDAAIPLVLGNFLNLYAGIGGILSLDLTVKEVFIIAVMLSFSHNLFIESTVAAKVGVKIWLIVAVRIGLALLSAVVINLVWKGGTDIAKYGMMPPQQAEPDGWGEIILLGIEKAGFGVLQLALIVIPLMMIIQVMKDLKWMDVFSRWMSPATRALGMNANTSSTMVAGLVIGLAYGAGVMIQAVKEDGVSKKDVTIAFIFLVSCHAVVEDTLIFIPLGIPVLPLLIIRLVTAILLTMAVSYIWNRVDAKKEKERHYEQDYNNII
- a CDS encoding PspC domain-containing protein, with the protein product MKKQLARSRSNRKLSGVIGGLSRYVGIDATILRVIFIILLIPTGFFPLVVVYALLAFVLPHEEEAIR
- the lgt gene encoding prolipoprotein diacylglyceryl transferase produces the protein MNENITPIDPIAISLGPIQVHWYGVIIGLGIALGLYLVIRESKRLGLHPDTFIDLLVWAIPIAIICARAYYVIFEWNDYYADHPGDIIKVWNGGIAIHGALIGSVLTTIVFAKIKGLPFWKLVDIAAPSIILGQAIGRWGNFVNQEAHGGEVSRAFLENLMLPDFIINQMYINGAYYHPTFLYESLWSFAGLILLLVMRRKASSLRRGELFLTYVVWYSIGRFFVEGLRTDSLMLGPLRFAQVISIVLIIGSLVLFFYRRKAGLAKKAYDEKTDSVNA
- a CDS encoding phage holin family protein, whose protein sequence is MRWIIGILINAVIFIALAGFFEGFEVSGIGAAIGASFILSILNVLVKPILIILTLPVTILSLGLFLFVINAITLLLTDGLMGSGFEISGFGMAFLASIILSLANLVIQKTVLEPMKEK